The sequence CAAATTAATCGCCAAATTACGGGCGATCGCTAAAAATTGTGGCAGAGGAGCAGTTCTAATTCTGGATTTATCTTCTCCTTGAGTTACATCTCGGACATAGTGAACTTGATTCTCTACACCCCAATAACCGCGAATCCTTTGATAAAAATTAAATGCCGATTCTTGTATGTCAGAAATATAGTACCTGGTACTGAACTCAGTGTGATATTTCAATTGTCGCTCTGATTCAACCTTAATCACGGTTTTAACCGCAAGCCATTGAGATAACTCTTGGTTTAAATAGCTAATGTTCACTCGACGTTTCTCAATTCTCCAATGCCCCTTGCCAATATGTTCAAAACAGTCATCCTTGGTCAATTGTTTTTGTATAAATTGATAAAGTTTGGGCTGGTTTCCTTTGACGGCAGCAAGATAATGGTTCCCACTTTGAACAATCTTATTAATCGTTTTTTTGTGTGTTCATGGCATCAAATGCTACTACTACTCCTTTGAGTGCCAGAGATTCAATCAACTTTGGTACAGCAGAAATTTCATTACTTTTATTTTCTACCTCTTGGGGTTCAAGAATTAATCCTCTTTCTACCAAATATGCGCTAACTAAAGTAATTGCTTTATGTGGCTCACAGTCTCGAATTTCTTCTGATAATAAGTATGAGCCTCTTAATACTTCGCCGTCTAACGCCAGAGTTTCTCCTGGTAATGGCTTAATTTTGAAGAAGTTGGCTAATTTTGCCGAATAATCTTCATAATCTAGACCGAGCAATGACCTTCTTATAGTGCTGTAAGAAGGAATTCTGTTTACTTTAAATAACTTTTTTAGTTCTTCATTGTATGACTTTAGCCAATCTCCTATTGCTAAAAATCCTTGATTGCCTGCTGCCACTGCTAAGGTAAATAAAGCCAGACATAATTGTAATGAATGCCTTGTCCCCTGCTTCCTTCTACGATCTGGTATTCCAGAGAATGCATCTATTATTGCTATTTTATTCATTTTTTTAGCTTAATTTAGACTACCATAATTACTCTACCATCGAGAATGAAATAGCCCTGATAAATTAAAGATAACCATATTGTCTTCACACTCCATACTTCCAGGGATAAAAATCTCTGTATTTTCTTTCTTCTGCTTTCAAAAAGTATTGGTAATGGCAAACAAGTCGCTAATTTTTTCAAAATTTACTTTTTAATTGATTGTAGAAGATTAATCAGAATTTCTAACAATAAATAATCTGATGGTTTGAGATCTTGTTGGAAATGGGTTTGATATAATTCAGGTAACATTATATGACGATATGTTTGATGACTTGTTCTTCAGCCTATCTTTTTTTGCCACTTGTCTCAAACTCTCTTCTTCTCTAATTTTCAGTCTAGATTATCGTTCCCACAGCTCAAATACATAAAGTTTATAGAAAAAAGCTATTCGGGCAACATAGGTAGCTAGGCGGAATTAAATTTAGGCATTGTGTAAAAATAAAGTGAACAATTTAATGAAAAGTTAGATAATGAGAATGTAACTAAATAAAAGTTTTAGATGTCTAATAATCAGGTAATCGAAAGATTCGAGATAAGTACGAAAAGCTTTTGCCTTATTTAAACGAAAAAACTCGTCGTATTTGGGCAGGGATTGAAGCTAGAAGCTTAGGATGGGGAGGGATTACTCAGGTATCTTTGGCAACGGGGCTATCTCGTACGACAATTCAAAAGGGAATACGTTCGTTAGAAGAATCGAGAGAAGGAAAAACGGCAAACGAAAGTAGCAGAATTCGTATCCAAGGAGGAGGACGTAAATTACTTGAAGAACAAGATGCAATGTTGCTGGTTGACTTAGAATCGCTGATTGAACCAATGACATTGGGAGACCCAGAGTCGGTTTTGAAATGGACTTCAAAAAGCGTGGTCAAACTGGCGGATGCACTGAATCTTGGGGGACACAGAATTAGTCCCAAAAGTGTCTACAATTTGCTTTTGTCCCTAGGCTATAGCTTACAATCAAATCGAAAGACCCGTGACGGCTCATCTCACGCAGCGCGCGACCAACAATTTCTGTATATTTCAAAGTTGGTCAAAGATTTTCAATCCCAGAACGAACCTGTAATTTCAGTCGATACGAAGAAAAAAGAGTTAATTGGCAACTTTAAAAACCCTGGAACTGAATGGTGTCAAAAAGAAGAACCAGTTTAAGTACGAATGCATGATTTTGTTGACCCCCAATTAGGGAAAGTAATTCCCTATGGAATTTATGATTTAACCTTAAATAAAGGTTGGGTCAATGTGGGTATCGATCATGATACGGCAGAATTTGCAGTAGAGTCGATTCGTCATTGGTGGTACTCTAATACTGTTCGGTTAAAAATTAAGCAGCAGGAACAACAGTAAAAGTAAAAGGTTGAAGTTGAGTAAACCCAGTTCGATGAATTGGCTTTGTGGCTTTAAATTTAGAGCGAGGTTTCTTAACGACTCTGGGATTAGTTCGACCTTGACGGGTCGTCAGGATTTGTTCGGCAATTTCCGAAATTAACCAAGAGAAAAAGTAAGGTAGAGAAGAAGGCAAAGCCTGCTGACATTGAGAGATAGCACGACGTAAAATTCGTAAAGTTCTTGTAAAATTAAATCTGAGAGGAGATTTATCGTTAGTGCTAGAAGCACGAAAGATTAAAGAACGTACTGCCCAGTAAGCCAGTAACCACCCATAAATTTCTTGAACAACTAATTTAGGTTTTTTTGAACGAATCGGTGTTTTTCGAGCATTAAGATGAGTTTTGAATTCAGCCAGCGTGTTTTCTACCTCCCAACGCCAATGATATTCTGATGCCAGAAGTTCAGATGGAAACAGTTCATAATCCATCAAGTCAGTAATTAAGCGATAAACAACTTCTGTGCCTTTTTCCCGAATCACATATTCAATAACTCTGACTTGAATTTGAATTGCTCCCTTTTTTTTAGATTTACGGTCAGGATTGACCCAAGATAAATAAGAACCATCAGGTAATTCTTGAACAGGAGCAAATTTAACGTTCTTGCGAATGCGACCCAGAATATGACATTTTTGGTCAAGTGATTCCAAGACCATCAGCCAGGGAATCAAGTCCTCT comes from Coleofasciculaceae cyanobacterium and encodes:
- a CDS encoding ISAs1 family transposase; translation: MNKIAIIDAFSGIPDRRRKQGTRHSLQLCLALFTLAVAAGNQGFLAIGDWLKSYNEELKKLFKVNRIPSYSTIRRSLLGLDYEDYSAKLANFFKIKPLPGETLALDGEVLRGSYLLSEEIRDCEPHKAITLVSAYLVERGLILEPQEVENKSNEISAVPKLIESLALKGVVVAFDAMNTQKND
- a CDS encoding ISAs1 family transposase; this translates as MNKIVQSGNHYLAAVKGNQPKLYQFIQKQLTKDDCFEHIGKGHWRIEKRRVNISYLNQELSQWLAVKTVIKVESERQLKYHTEFSTRYYISDIQESAFNFYQRIRGYWGVENQVHYVRDVTQGEDKSRIRTAPLPQFLAIARNLAINLYRDAGFNNMAQAYAERYPLGQRKCQFGLEHILSLFRMK
- a CDS encoding transposase → MVLESLDQKCHILGRIRKNVKFAPVQELPDGSYLSWVNPDRKSKKKGAIQIQVRVIEYVIREKGTEVVYRLITDLMDYELFPSELLASEYHWRWEVENTLAEFKTHLNARKTPIRSKKPKLVVQEIYGWLLAYWAVRSLIFRASSTNDKSPLRFNFTRTLRILRRAISQCQQALPSSLPYFFSWLISEIAEQILTTRQGRTNPRVVKKPRSKFKATKPIHRTGFTQLQPFTFTVVPAA